One genomic window of Evansella cellulosilytica DSM 2522 includes the following:
- the codA gene encoding cytosine deaminase produces MLLKNARLRGKDGLWQILTSGGKIKEIARAIPLSDVESFDCGENLLLPPFVEPHVHLDTTLTAGEPEWNRSGTLFEGIDIWAKRKQLLTQEDVKKRAKKALQMQIAQGIQFVRTHVDVTDPNLTALKALLELKEELANDVDLQIVAFPQEGIQSFPSGMELLEESIRMGADVVGGIPHYEFTREYGEQSVKTVFSLAEKYDRMVDIHCDEIDDEQSRFVEVVAAEAYRTGVGERVTVSHTTAMHSYNDAYVSKLFRLLKLSKINFVANPLVNIHLQGRFDSYPKRRGITRVKELQNANINVCFGHDDIFDPWYSLGTGNMLQVLHMGIHVCQMLGYDEIVESIDLVTSNSAKTLQITNRYGIEEGKPANFIILDGKSEYEIIRKSSHVLYSFRNGKVIAKADAPKYQLKNGDRFEDIDI; encoded by the coding sequence ATGCTATTAAAAAACGCTAGGCTTAGAGGTAAGGATGGATTATGGCAAATCCTTACTTCCGGAGGAAAAATAAAGGAAATAGCAAGAGCAATACCTTTATCAGATGTCGAATCTTTCGATTGTGGGGAAAACCTTCTACTTCCCCCATTTGTAGAACCACATGTACACTTAGATACGACATTAACAGCAGGTGAACCAGAGTGGAATAGAAGTGGTACGCTATTTGAAGGTATTGACATTTGGGCGAAGCGAAAACAATTATTGACACAAGAGGATGTGAAAAAACGTGCTAAAAAAGCATTACAAATGCAGATAGCACAAGGCATTCAATTTGTAAGAACACATGTAGATGTAACAGACCCAAATTTAACAGCATTAAAAGCGTTACTTGAGTTGAAGGAAGAGCTAGCAAATGACGTTGATTTACAAATTGTTGCTTTTCCTCAAGAAGGGATTCAATCATTTCCAAGCGGAATGGAATTGTTAGAAGAGTCTATTAGAATGGGAGCTGATGTTGTAGGAGGGATTCCACATTACGAGTTTACGAGAGAATATGGTGAGCAATCAGTAAAGACGGTATTTTCTCTTGCAGAAAAATATGATCGGATGGTTGACATCCATTGTGACGAAATAGATGATGAGCAATCTCGATTTGTTGAAGTTGTAGCTGCAGAGGCATATCGAACTGGGGTGGGGGAGCGAGTTACCGTCAGTCATACCACTGCTATGCACTCATATAATGATGCTTATGTCTCCAAGCTTTTTCGGCTTTTAAAGTTATCAAAGATAAACTTTGTCGCTAATCCATTGGTAAATATACATTTACAAGGGAGATTTGATTCTTATCCAAAGCGTAGGGGGATTACGCGTGTAAAAGAATTGCAGAATGCTAATATAAATGTATGCTTTGGGCATGACGATATTTTCGACCCTTGGTACTCCCTTGGAACAGGAAACATGCTTCAAGTATTACACATGGGTATTCATGTTTGCCAAATGCTCGGGTACGATGAAATTGTAGAATCAATCGATCTTGTTACATCTAATAGTGCGAAAACACTTCAAATAACGAATAGATACGGTATAGAAGAAGGAAAGCCAGCAAATTTTATTATCCTTGACGGGAAAAGTGAGTATGAGATTATTCGGAAATCGTCTCACGTACTATATTCTTTTCGAAATGGAAAAGTTATTGCAAAAGCCGATGCTCCTAAATATCAGTTAAAGAATGGGGATAGGTTTGAAGATATCGATATTTAG
- a CDS encoding RAxF-45 family protein: MLNHAVLVHGFWMQFLYFVRAKFAVLVVNGRSLSFFNNSIAN; this comes from the coding sequence ATGTTGAATCACGCTGTTTTAGTGCATGGATTTTGGATGCAATTCCTATATTTTGTCCGTGCAAAATTTGCTGTTTTAGTTGTTAACGGGAGAAGTCTGTCCTTTTTTAACAATTCAATAGCAAACTAA
- the abc-f gene encoding ribosomal protection-like ABC-F family protein: MIICSVNKVAKMYGGNAIFEEISFEIKEKERVGLVGRNGSGKTTLIRLLAGEETPDTGDIHLKKDAAVGYLTQIPDYHDSTSTKEVLKSAFSPLLQMEEKMEKLEAEMGVETDPNKLQKLMGEYGELQDQYANNGGYEIESNIEKIAHGLNIQMFIHSPFSQLSGGEKTKVGLGLMLLKQPDLLLLDEPTNHLDLMAVEWLGSFLRDYSGTVLVISHDRYFLDEVVNKVIDLEDGEVTTYHTNFTGFVKEKEEKLLKEFQAYEEQQKKIKKMKEAIKRLRDWANRATPPNADLHRRARNMERALERMEKLNRPILNRTKMNLEMESTERSGNDVIMLKDISKCFGDKLLFEGVNMHITYQNRAAIIGENGTGKSTLLKLILQQLFPDKGEVRIGSNVKIGYLSQNIFSSIKDETVIETFRDVVNVTEGEARHILARFMFYGYTVFQKVSQLSGGERMRLRLAQLMYQDINLLILDEPTNHLDIESREVLEEALEDFQGSLLAVSHDRYFLNKLFDKIYWIEAKKIHCFEGNYTWAKEKMTKRRESTLQLSLEKKKEVSLPKKEPIKNKRKDAENLEEDLVKLEDSIVALDKKLLEVEDLELLQQLYKEKEDLEKEWEVLCDQLEG; the protein is encoded by the coding sequence GTGATTATATGTAGTGTGAATAAAGTTGCTAAGATGTATGGTGGAAACGCTATTTTTGAAGAGATATCCTTTGAAATAAAAGAAAAAGAACGTGTTGGTCTAGTTGGACGAAATGGTAGCGGAAAGACAACGTTAATTCGTTTGTTAGCTGGTGAAGAAACACCAGATACAGGTGACATTCATTTGAAAAAAGATGCAGCTGTTGGATATCTTACACAAATCCCAGATTACCATGATTCTACATCTACAAAGGAAGTTTTAAAATCAGCTTTTTCACCTTTACTTCAGATGGAGGAAAAGATGGAAAAGCTTGAGGCTGAAATGGGTGTAGAGACTGACCCTAATAAACTTCAAAAACTCATGGGTGAATATGGAGAATTACAAGATCAATATGCGAATAATGGTGGGTATGAAATAGAGTCCAATATTGAAAAAATAGCTCACGGTTTAAATATTCAGATGTTCATTCATTCCCCATTTTCTCAATTAAGTGGAGGGGAAAAAACAAAGGTTGGTCTAGGGTTGATGCTATTAAAACAACCAGACCTGCTACTGCTAGATGAACCAACGAACCATTTAGATTTAATGGCAGTTGAATGGCTTGGAAGCTTCTTAAGAGATTATAGTGGGACAGTCCTTGTTATTTCACATGACCGTTATTTTCTTGATGAAGTAGTCAACAAGGTGATTGATTTGGAAGACGGAGAAGTAACAACTTACCACACTAACTTCACAGGTTTTGTGAAAGAAAAAGAAGAAAAGCTCCTAAAGGAATTTCAAGCATATGAGGAACAGCAAAAGAAAATAAAGAAGATGAAGGAAGCGATTAAACGTTTAAGAGATTGGGCGAACAGAGCGACCCCACCTAATGCTGATCTTCATAGACGAGCAAGGAACATGGAAAGAGCGTTAGAGAGGATGGAAAAGTTAAATCGCCCGATACTAAATCGCACTAAAATGAACCTAGAGATGGAGTCGACGGAAAGAAGCGGTAATGATGTCATTATGCTTAAAGATATCTCGAAATGTTTTGGTGACAAGTTGTTATTCGAGGGAGTAAATATGCATATTACTTATCAAAATCGAGCAGCCATCATTGGAGAAAACGGTACAGGAAAATCAACACTACTGAAATTAATTCTCCAACAACTTTTTCCAGACAAAGGAGAGGTACGGATCGGCAGTAATGTGAAGATCGGTTACCTATCTCAAAATATATTCTCTTCTATTAAAGACGAAACAGTGATTGAGACGTTCAGGGATGTAGTGAACGTAACAGAGGGTGAAGCAAGACATATTTTAGCGAGATTTATGTTTTATGGCTACACGGTTTTCCAGAAGGTTTCGCAGCTTAGCGGTGGAGAAAGGATGCGTTTAAGATTAGCCCAGTTGATGTACCAAGATATCAATTTATTAATTTTAGATGAACCAACAAATCATTTAGATATTGAATCAAGAGAAGTATTGGAGGAAGCCCTTGAGGACTTTCAAGGCAGTTTATTAGCTGTATCACATGACCGTTATTTTCTTAACAAGTTATTTGACAAAATTTATTGGATTGAAGCAAAGAAGATCCATTGCTTTGAGGGGAATTATACTTGGGCAAAAGAAAAAATGACGAAGCGAAGAGAAAGTACGTTACAGTTGAGCTTGGAGAAAAAGAAAGAAGTGTCACTTCCCAAAAAGGAGCCAATAAAAAATAAGCGTAAGGACGCCGAAAACTTGGAAGAGGATTTAGTCAAGTTGGAAGATAGCATTGTAGCGTTAGACAAAAAGCTTTTGGAAGTGGAAGACTTGGAGTTACTACAACAGTTATATAAGGAAAAAGAAGACTTAGAGAAAGAATGGGAAGTACTTTGTGACCAGCTAGAAGGTTAA
- a CDS encoding ABC transporter substrate-binding protein: protein MKKRLFFLSILSLLVVLLLGACGDDTESTGENAGDNGGSTDEAPTGSDEEVELRFALWDSNQEPGLRQIANDFEEENPNIKINIEVIGWSDYWTMLEAGATGGSLPDVFWMHSNEIFRYASNEMLLDLNERIQSSDVVEMDKFPEGLKSIYNFEGVQYAIPKDYDTIGLWYNKTMFDEAGVDYPDDTWTWDDLYDAAKQLTKDDGSQYGILTPLHSQEGYYNFVYQNGGTIITDDKRSGYDDPKTIEALEFYINFVREGLSPESYSDAERATFLENGIAAMGFFGSWNLTGFTENEYMAENFDVTVLPATNDGGRASIFNGLGNAIAYNTEHPEEAWKWVEYLSSKEAQTRQAELGIAISAYEGAADDWVNSNDIYNIEVFIDMVDYAQIRPYSNTTIVWEDRAYEALIGAFTGEKTVEEAAKDAAAIMNESLEQEQ, encoded by the coding sequence GTGAAAAAGAGATTATTTTTTCTGAGTATTCTGTCATTATTGGTGGTATTACTTCTTGGGGCTTGTGGAGATGATACAGAATCAACTGGTGAAAATGCTGGGGATAACGGTGGAAGTACTGATGAGGCACCAACTGGATCTGATGAAGAAGTAGAGCTTAGGTTTGCGCTTTGGGACTCTAATCAAGAACCAGGACTTAGACAAATTGCAAATGATTTTGAAGAAGAGAACCCAAATATCAAGATTAACATTGAGGTAATTGGTTGGTCAGATTATTGGACTATGCTTGAGGCGGGAGCAACCGGTGGATCATTACCTGATGTTTTCTGGATGCACTCAAATGAAATTTTCCGTTACGCATCAAATGAAATGTTATTAGATTTAAATGAGCGAATTCAAAGTAGTGATGTAGTTGAAATGGATAAATTTCCTGAAGGGCTGAAATCCATTTATAATTTTGAAGGCGTACAGTATGCCATTCCGAAAGATTATGACACGATAGGGCTTTGGTACAACAAAACAATGTTTGATGAAGCGGGTGTAGACTATCCTGATGATACATGGACATGGGATGATTTATACGATGCTGCAAAACAACTAACGAAGGATGATGGTTCACAATATGGTATTTTAACACCTTTACACAGTCAAGAAGGGTACTATAACTTTGTTTATCAAAATGGAGGCACAATCATTACTGATGATAAACGTTCAGGATACGATGATCCTAAAACCATTGAAGCGTTAGAATTTTATATCAATTTTGTTAGGGAAGGCTTATCGCCAGAATCTTATTCTGATGCAGAACGAGCAACATTCTTAGAAAATGGAATTGCCGCTATGGGATTTTTTGGTTCATGGAACCTAACAGGATTCACGGAAAACGAATACATGGCAGAAAACTTTGATGTAACAGTATTGCCAGCTACTAATGATGGTGGAAGAGCTTCAATCTTCAATGGACTTGGAAATGCCATTGCTTACAACACTGAGCATCCGGAAGAAGCATGGAAGTGGGTTGAGTATCTAAGTTCGAAGGAAGCTCAGACAAGACAAGCAGAACTAGGTATCGCTATTTCAGCATACGAAGGTGCTGCAGATGATTGGGTAAACTCAAATGATATCTACAATATTGAAGTGTTTATTGATATGGTAGATTATGCTCAAATTAGACCATATTCTAATACAACTATTGTATGGGAAGATAGAGCTTATGAAGCGTTAATAGGGGCTTTCACTGGGGAGAAAACGGTAGAAGAAGCAGCTAAGGATGCAGCGGCGATAATGAATGAGAGTTTAGAACAAGAACAATAG
- a CDS encoding carbohydrate ABC transporter permease, with protein MPNLNKRKLTKKQLNEWKWGWFFVAPTLIGLIVLNIIPIFQTLYLSLFRSGDFGRGNIFVGFDNYVRLFNDTQVWHAVSNTLVYTAIVVPVSISISIVIAVLLNQKIFAKTTYRTIYFIPMIAAPAAVTMVWKWMYNNHFGLINYALKSVGLPTVDWLHDPNVALISIAIIGIWSIIGYNVVLMLAGLQEIPKDYYEASMIDGAGPIYQLFNVTIPLLSPTLFFISVTTIIQSMQVFDFIYMMIDVSNPAYERTVSLVYLFYNNSFRYGDRGYGSAIVMLLLVIIMIITVFQLKAQKKWVNYR; from the coding sequence GTGCCTAATTTAAACAAACGAAAACTAACAAAAAAACAATTAAATGAATGGAAGTGGGGATGGTTTTTCGTAGCTCCTACACTTATTGGTCTAATAGTATTGAATATTATTCCTATATTTCAGACCCTATACTTAAGTTTGTTTAGAAGTGGTGATTTTGGTAGAGGAAATATATTTGTAGGATTTGATAATTACGTTAGATTGTTCAATGATACTCAAGTATGGCATGCTGTTTCTAATACATTGGTGTATACAGCCATTGTTGTTCCGGTTTCGATTTCAATTTCCATTGTTATTGCAGTTTTATTGAACCAAAAAATATTTGCAAAAACAACTTACCGTACTATTTATTTTATTCCAATGATCGCTGCCCCTGCTGCTGTTACGATGGTATGGAAGTGGATGTATAACAATCATTTTGGACTTATTAATTATGCGTTGAAAAGTGTAGGTCTTCCAACAGTGGACTGGCTTCACGATCCGAATGTTGCTCTAATATCAATAGCAATCATCGGTATATGGAGCATTATTGGTTATAACGTAGTCCTTATGCTGGCTGGATTACAAGAAATTCCAAAAGATTACTATGAGGCTTCAATGATTGATGGTGCAGGACCAATTTACCAATTATTTAATGTAACGATTCCATTGCTATCACCAACTTTATTCTTCATTTCAGTAACAACAATTATCCAATCTATGCAAGTGTTTGATTTTATTTATATGATGATTGATGTTAGCAACCCGGCATATGAACGTACCGTTTCACTTGTTTATTTATTTTATAATAATTCTTTTAGATATGGAGATAGAGGCTATGGTTCAGCTATTGTAATGCTACTATTGGTAATTATTATGATTATTACCGTATTCCAACTAAAAGCACAGAAGAAATGGGTTAACTATAGATAG